Within Sphingobium aromaticiconvertens, the genomic segment GATTGATCGCGGCGGTCAGGCCCGCCGCGCCGGAGCCGATGATGATGACGTCGTGGGTTATGGTGGGCATCCGTCTCTCTATATTATCTTCGCCACCGATCCCGGTCAGGGACGGATCAGGCCGCTGCCGTGAGGTTGAGGAACACATCTTCCAGGTCCGGGTCGCGCGTCACCACGTCGACGATGGCAAGGCCGCTGGCCTGCACCGCGCTCAACACCTGCCCCGCATTGGCGCGGTCTTTCATATAGGTGATGGTGAGGGTGCGCTCGCCCGTCAGTTCGACTTTCTCGAAACAGGGGGCGTCGGGCGCGACTGTCACATCGCGGTCGACCGTGACCTGCACGACCTTTTCCTGCGCCATGTTCACCAGTTCGCGGGTCGGCTTGTCGGTGATGAGGCGGCCATGGTTAATGATGCCGATGCGGTCGCACAGCATCTCCGCCTCCTCCAGATAATGGGTGGTGAGGACGATGGTGACGCCCAGTGCGTTCAGTTCCTTAACATAGGCCCAGAGCTGCTGGCGCAGTTGCACGTCGACGCCAGCGGTCGGTTCGTCCAGGACCAGAATCGGCGGGGAATGGACCATCGCCTTGGCCACCAGCAGGCGGCGTTTCATGCCGCCCGACAGGGTGCGGGCATAGGCGTGCGCCTTGTCCTCCAGATGCACGGCACGTAGTAATTCCATCGAGCGGCGCTTTTCCTTGGGCACGCCATAGAAGCCCGCCTGATTCTCCAGCGTCTCGAACGGGGTGAAGAAGGGATCGAACACGATTTCCTGTGGCACGATGCCGATGGAGTTTTTCGCGTTGCGGGGATTGGCGTCAATGTCGAAGCCCCAGATACTGGCCGACCCGCTGCTCTTGTTGACCATGCCCGACAGGATGTTGATCGTCGTCGACTTGCCCGCGCCATTAGGGCCTAGCAGGCCGTAAATCTGCCCGCGCGGGATCGACAACGAGATATTGTCGAGCGCGCGTTTGCCGCCCTTATAGACCTTTGTGAGATCGCGGATTTCGATGGCGGCGGGGGAAGTGGAAGAGTCGGTCATGATTGCGTCATAGTGTGGGGATTGGCCAAGGCAAAGGGAAGCAGTGCAAGGCCCGCTCGCAACAAAAGAGTCAGAAAGGGCTTTCGAAGGCCTTGGCGACATTCCGATCGGCGGCACAGGAACCGCGCAAGGCCTGCCATTGCGCGGGGCTGAGGGCGGGGCGATAGCGCGCGCCGGGCTGGACGGCGGCGGAGAAACGCTTGGCGCGTTCGGCTGAAAGCGGGTGCGAGGAGAGCCAGGTCATCGCCTGCGCCGCGCGCCCCGCCTCCCCCTTGCCGCCCATCCGTTCGAAGAAGGCGGCCGTGTCCGCCGGGGAAATGGCGGCGGCGCGCATCTGGGCGATGGCGACGCCGTCCGCCGCCGCTTCTGCCTCCCGCCCGTAGCTCAATGCCAACACGCCGTTCAGAGTGCCGCCCGCATTGCCGCTGAAACCGCCCAGCACAACGCTAAGACCCAATTGGCGGACAAGGGCGTTCATCGTGTCGCGGTTGCGCACATGACCCAGTTCATGACCAAGAACGCCTGCTACCTCATCGGCGGAGGCGGCCTTTTGGACCAGACCATCGAACAGGATGATACGCCCGCCGGGCAGGGTTACGGCATTGGGGATGGGGATGTTGGCGAGAGCGACGTCGCGCGCCTCCCCCTTCGGATCGGTGCGGGCAACCAGCGCCTTGAGCGCGGCGTCGCCTGCCACCGTGTGGCAGAAGCGACCGCCGAAATCACCGACCATCGCATCGCCCATCCGGTTTTCCCATGCCCTGGGGATCAGCGGCGCGATCCAGCGCGGCGCGGCCAGTACCGCGCAAACCACCAATATGGCGACTAGGGTAAAGGCCCCGGCGGCGGGCCAGAAGCCCCACCGGTCAATCCAGCGGCCATAGCGTTCGGCCTGTGGCAAATGCGCGGCAATGGCGGGTGGCGCGTCGCCGTTGAAGCCCATCCGCCAGCCGGGCAGCGTGCGGTGGCCATAGGCGTGGCGTCCGCCTTCGGTGCCGATGACGGTCAGTTCCGCCCAGTCGACCGGTGCGCCTGTCCAGCCGGTTTCCGGTTCCTGCGGCACGAAGCCGTTACCCACTTCGCGCAACAGGACGGAACGGCGGACCGCGCTTTGCCCGTCATAATGCCAGAACCGGAAGCCGTCCTTCGCGTCCATGGCGGATCAGAAGGCGCCGACGTCGAAGGCGTCGAGCAGGCCTTCGCCATGCCGGGCGGTCTTCGTCTGTGACTGGGTCAGTTCGTCGGCATGGATTTCCCCGGTCGCTTCCATGTGGGTCGCGAAGAATTTCCAGTGCCGATATTGGAGGAAGATCGCGCCGATCCCCAGCGTGCAGATGACCAGCGCAATATCACCCAGGAACAGCATCAGCCAGTCCTTCGTGCTCGCCTGAAAATCGAAGTTGAGGCCCGACAACGACAGACCGCCAACCGCAACACGGAAGAATTTGGCGTAGAAGGCCAGCGCGATGAGGCCAAGGCCGAGGTAGAAGGCCAGCACCCGCAGAATGATCGTGCCGATAAAACCCGCCGCGCCGTTGGGATTGGCCATCTGGCTGATCCCGGCAAAGGCAAAGACAGCGAACAGCAGGATCGGCAGCAGGTAGAAGAGCAGGAAGCGCCCGAACGTCTCGCCCGACGATCCCTTTGCATCGAACACATAGGGGCCAAAGCTCATCTTGTTCCAGCGTTCGTTCCAAAGCGACATCATCGACCAGGGAATGAGCAGGCCAAGGGCGATCATGCCCACGGCATTTTTCCACAGATAGGAAGCGCCATAGCCAAAGCCCTGATCGTCGCTGCCGCCGCGAATACCGTGCCACCATGTGCGGCTCAGCCGATAACGCAGCGCCCGGAAGCGCGCGAGGCCGATCATATAGCTGATCGTCAGGACCGAGGCGAAGGTGAGAAGCGCAGCCAGCCCGCCCCGCCCCTGAAGGATCAGCGCCTGCGCACCGAACTGGATGAAAAGAAAGGGGACGCCAACGATCAACATCACCATCAGGAAGCCGACGAACAATTCCTTGCCCGTGCCCGTCCATTCCAGCCGGTCGTCAATGAAGCGAGTATGCGACCAGAGGTAGCGGCGGGTGCGCGTGGTCGCCCAGAAGCGATAGATGCCCAGCGTGACGATCGTCAGCAACAGGTTGGTGAAGGCGATCGGCGCATAGTCGCGCCAGTTTCCGTCAAAAGCGAAGGCGCCCGCATCGCCCTGATCGTCATCCATTACATTCCCCCAAACCCCTGCGACCAAGCAGACAATGCTCCGGCCAGCCCGTCAAGCCCAATCGGGCATATCCCCGAGTCATGGAAGGTCATGGAAGGACAGCGGTAAAATCTGTGTTTACGTGAGCCTATTTCCCGCTACGCATCGGCGATGACATCTTCTCCGCTCCACCCGGCGCCCGGCTCCGCGCCCGCCCCGCTTTCGCGCTCGCTCTTCTTCTTTTCGGTCCTTTATGGCGGCATGGTCTGCATTGCAGGTGTGCTGGGGGTAAAGCAGGTGGCGCTTGGCCCTCTGGCGGTGGAGGCGGGTATTTTCGCCTTCCTGCTGCTGGTCATCCTGTCGAGCGCGGTCGCCGAATTGCACGGGCAGAAAGTCGCGACCACGCTGGTCCGGCTGGGCTTCGTGCCGCTGCTGGTGTCGGCGGCGCTGATCCAGATCGTCGTCGCCCTGCCCCATGATCCGGGCATGTATCCCCCGGCGATTGAGGCGTTTCCGATCGTCGTTGGTCAGGGTGCGCGGATGATGCTGGCGGGGCTTATCTCCTACGGCATATCGCAATCGCTGAACGTGCTGATCTTTGCCAAGCTGTCGCGGGGCGAGGGCAAGCTGGTCTGGCTGCGCGGCATGATCGCCAGCGTCATATCGCAGAGCGTCGACACCGTGCTGTTCATCACCATATCCTTTCTGGGCGAACGGCCGATCGTCGATCTGATGGCAGGGCAAATGATTACCAAGGTCGCACTGTCGATCATTCTTGTGCCGCCCTTGATTTCGCTGGTGGTGGCGCTGGGGCGGCGGTTGGATCGCTAACTTGCGATAATCGCCCATTGGCCCTATGCGCCCGCGCATGACCAGCAAGCACGCCCCCGCTCCCGCCCTTCTCGCCAAGGCGGAAACCCTGACCGAAGCGCTGCCCTATATGCAGCGCTATGCGGGCAAGACCTTCGTCGTCAAATATGGCGGCCATGCGATGGGCGACCCGGAACTGGCCCGCGATTTTGCCGAGGATGTGGTGCTGATGAAGGCGGTGGGGATCAACCCCGTCGTCGTGCATGGCGGCGGACCGCAGATCGGGGCGATGCTGAAGAAACTGGGCGTGGAAAGCAGCTTTGTCGATGGCCTGCGCGTGACGGATGCAGAGACGGCCAAGGTCGCCGAAATGGTGCTATCCGGCGCGATCAACAAGGAACTGGTCAACTGGATCGCGCAGGCCGGTGGTCGCGCGGTCGGCATTTCGGGCAAGGATGGCGGCTTCGTCACCGCAACCAAGGTGCACCGGACCAAGAAAGACCCCGACAGCCATATCGAGCAGGTAATCGACCTGGGCTTCGTCGGCGAACCGTCCAGCGTCGACCGCACCATATTGGACACGATCAGCGCGGCAGGCATGATCCCGGTAATCGCGCCGATCGGCGTCGGCGTGGATGGCGAAACGTACAATATCAATGCCGACACGATGGCCGGCGCGGTGGCCGCCGCGATGGGCGCGTCCCGCCTGTTCCTGTTGACCGACGTGCCGGGCGTGCTGGACAAGGCGGGCGAGCTGATGACCGACCTGGACCCAGCACGTATTGAAGAGTTGCAGGGCGACGGCACGATTTCGGGCGGCATGATCCCAAAGCTGGAAACCTGCGTCACTGCGGTCGAGGCCGGTGTGGACGCCGCCGTCATTCTGGATGGCCGGGTGCCGCACGCAATGCTGCTGGAAATCTTCACCAAGCAGGGCGCTGGAACGCTGGTCCACCGCTGAGGCTGGAAATCAGGCGCGCCCCTGACCACATAAGCCTTGCTGAAATCCCGACAGCCGTAACGATGTCCATCGAAGGGGTTGCCCCCTTGGTGGAAATAGCTCACCGCGCCGCTTGTGGCGTAGGCGTCCGCTGGGGTAAAGGCACCGCAATCGCTTTTCGGAGACATGGATTTGATCGAGCTGCTCAGGGCCTTGATGGGCATCATCTACATCGTGCTTCAGGCCGCCACCTGGATCATCATCATCCAGGCAATCCTGTCCTGGCTAGTGGCGTTCAACGTCATCAACCTGTCCAACGACTTCGTGCGTACCGTGCTGACCGCGCTCGACCGTATAACTGAGCCGATGTACCGGCCGATCCGCCGGATCATGCCCGATCTGGGCGCGCTGGACCTGTCGCCGATGGTCGTCCTGCTGACCATCATGATCCTGCAACAGGCGATCCTGCCCAACCTGTTCGCGCTGCTGGCGCGGGTCGCTGCCTGAATCAGATAGGGCCGAAACCCATCTGGCGACAGGATGGCGACGATCTGCTGCTCGCCATCCGGCTGACCCCCGGCGCGCGGCGTGAGGGGGTTGGCGGCGGCTGGACCGATGCGAACGGCAACGTCTGGCTGACGGCCAGCGTGCGCGCGGTGCCGGAAAAGGGCCGCGCCAATAACGCGCTGATCGCCCTGCTGGCGAAGGCGCTGTCAGTTCCGAAATCCACGATTTCACTGGAATCAGGCGACAGCAACCGGCTAAAGCAATTGCGGATAACCGGCGGGGCCAAAGCGTTATCGCTGGACCGACTGACCACCTTTATTGAGCAACAGGCAGACGCATCATGACCACCATCGGCAAGACCATCGACGGCAAGGCATTCGCCGCCGTCCTGCGTGAGCGCGTCGCCGAGGGTGTCGCGGACTTCGTCGCATCGCAAAGCCGCAAACCGGGGCTGGCGGTCGTGCTGGTGGGCGAGGATGCGGCGAGCGGCGTCTATGTCCGCAACAAGGGCAAGATGACGGTCGCGGTCGGCATGGAAAGTTTCGAGTATAAGCGCCCGGCCAGCATCGGTCAGGAGGATCTGCTCGACCTGATCGAAGAATTGAACGGCGACCCGCGCGTGGATGGCATCCTCGTCCAGTTGCCACTGCCCGCCCATATCGACGAAGCCGCCGTGATCGCCGCGATCGACCCGACCAAGGATGTGGACGGCTTTCACGTCGTCAATTCGGGGCGGCTTGCCACCGGGCAAAAGGCGCTGGTGCCCTGCACGCCGCTGGGCTGCATCATGCTGTTGAAGGATGAGCTGGGCGACCTGTCGGGACTTGAGGCGGTGGTCGTCGGGCGTTCCAACATCGTCGGCAAGCCGATGGCGCAACTGCTGTTGGCGGAAAATTGCACGGTCACGCTGGCGCACAGCCGCACCCGCGACCTCGCCTCCGTCGTCCATCGCGCCGACATCGTCGTGGCGGCGGTCGGCCGGGCGGAGATGGTGAAGGGCGCCTGGATCAAACCGGGCGCGACCGTCATCGACGTCGGCATCAACCGGGTGACGGATACAGAGGATGGCAAGGCCCGGATCGTGGGTGACGTCGCCACTGCCGAGGCGATAGCCCATGTCCGCGCCATCACACCGGTACCGGGCGGCGTCGGGCCGATGACCATCGCCGTCCTGCTGCGAAACACGCTGGTCGCAGCCCATGCGCGGGCGGGCCTGCCGGAGCCAGTGGGCCTGTGAGAGCAAGGGCTGGGCTGATCGCCTGTGCGGCGCTGGGCCTGATCTCGGCCCGCGGCCCAACGCGGATACAGCCTAATCCCAGCGCCGTGATTGCCGCCGAGATCGCCTTCAACCGGCTGGCGCAGGAAAAGGGGCAATGGACCGCCTTTCGCGAGACGGCAGCGAAGGACGCCGTGATGTTCGTGCCCCAGCGCGTGCTGGCGCTGGACTGGCTGAAAGGCCGGGCCGATCCGCCCCGCGCCGTCAGTTGGACGCCTGAGCGCGTCTATGTTTCTTGTGACGGAAATCTGGCCGCCAGCACAGGCGGCTGGAAGCGGCCAGATGGCAGCGTCGGCTATTTCACCACCCTGTGGCGGCGCGACGTGAAGAAGAATCGCTGGCAGTGGATATTGGACCATGGCGACACGCTGGCGACGCCCCGCCCCGCGCCTGAGTTCCTGATCGGCAAGGTCGCGACCTGCAAGCGTCCTGACGGGCCACCGCCGCCGCCGCCCGCCAAGGGCGAGAAGCCCGTTGAACCGCGTGACGAGAGTCTGCTCTGGGCGGCCGACGTTGCGACCGATGGCAGTCGCCATTTGGTCATCAGCGTCTGGAACGGCAGCGGTTATGATGTGGTGATCGACGACAAGGTTGCGGCACAACAGCCAGGCGGGGGCGCGGCATGATAGAATTATTCATTTCGGCGTTCGTCACTCTGTTCGTCGTGATCGACCCACCGGGCTGCGCGCCCATCTATGCCAGCCTGACCAGCGGCGCGAGTGCGACCCAGCGGCGGTCGATGGCGATCCGCGCGACCGGCATCGCCGCCGCCATCCTGCTGGTCTTTGCCCTGTGGGGGAAGCAGTTGCTGGGCGTGCTGGGCATCGCGCTCGACAGTTTTCGGATCGCGGGCGGCATCATGCTGTTCATGATCGCGATGGACATGGTGTTCGAAAAACGCACCCAGCGGCGCGAGGACCGGGCGCAGAAGATCGCCGACACCCCGGAAGTAGAGGACGTCTCTGTCTTTCCCATGGCGATGCCGATGATCGCGGGGCCGGGGTCGATCGCCACCGTCATGCTGCTGATGTCGCGCGCCAATGGAATGGCGGAGCGTGGCGTGGTGTTGGGCGCCGTGGTGCTGACGCTGGGCCTGATGCTGGCGGCACTGCTGGCTGCGGGGCCGCTGATGGCGCTGTTGGGCAAGAAGATCGAAGCGGTCATTACCCGCCTGCTGGGTGTGCTGCTCGCCGCGCTGGCCGCGCAGTTCGTGATCGACGGGCTTAAGGCGAGTTTCTGACGCCAGAGACTGGCAACGATCAGGCGGTCATGGGGTCCAGTCGGCCCCGTGCCGACAGAAAAGGCCCCTCGGGTTTCAACGGAGGCGCGAAACGTCCGAAGCCGACCGGCCCCGGCATGTCGATATAGATCGCCTCCATACCACCACGCGCTCGATAGCTTTCGTGCCAGAAGCCCGTACCGCCACTGTCTTTCAGATACGTCCGCCACCAGTGGATATGAGGCGCGATCTTCGTGAACGCCTCCAGGCTCTCCAGGTCGCGCCAATATTGGCGGATGCCGATATGGGTGAGGCCAAAGAGCATTTGCTCGTCCGCCAGCAGACCGTCGGGCCGATCCTTGCGGATCATTGCCAGCCCGCGGCCGATGCCCAGCAACGCCGCCAAGCCGCGCATCCGGCGAACCCGAAAGCCGAGCAACACCACCACCAGGTCAGGATAATCGCGCAGATCGACCGAGAGACGTTGAGCAGGGACTTGCATTGGCACGACTCCATCCATTGTTTATGCTGTACACATAGCAATTCATGTATACGGTGTAAACAAGCAATGCTGCACTCCTTATCCCTGCGCGATCGCCTCCTCGCACAAGCCCTCATCCTGCTGGAGCGTGGTGACAGCGATCTCAGCCTCCGCGCGCTCGCACGGGAGACAGGCGTGTCGGCCATGGCTCCCTATCGGCATTTCGTCGACAAGGCGGCGCTGATGGCGGCCATCGCACTGACTGGCTTCACGATGCTGGAAAAGAATGCGGAACAGGCTGATCAGGCATATGACCCCCACGCCGCACTCGTCGCGCAGGGCGTGGCCTATATCGCGTTCGCCCGGCGCCATTCCGCCCTGTTCCGCCTCATGTTCGCCGATGGCGCGGGAATGGCCCTGCCGGAACATCAGTGCCGCGGCGCCTATGACGCGATGGCACGGCGCGTAGCCGAACTAGCGCCAGATCGGGCCGACGCAGGAGCGCTGGCCTGTTGGGGATTGGTCCATGGTCTTGCGACATTGGCGCTGGATGGTCGCCTGGCAACCGATCCGGCGGGCGAAGCGGCAGCGATCGAGATTATGGCCAACGCGCTGACGGCGGCGCGCCCCGTCTGAGGGCACCGCCGTCAGCCTGGCGTCAGCGAACGTCGCCTTCCGTGACCGGCGCGATCTTGATCTCGACGCGGCGGTTCAGTGCCTTGCCTTCCTCTGTCGTATTCGAGGCGATCGGCTGGGTTTCGCCATAGCCCCGCGTCGCGATGCGGGCAGACTGGACGCCGTGGCTGGACAGATAGCTCGCGACCGCACTGGCGCGCCGTTCCGACAGACCCTGATTATAGGCGTCGGCGCCATCGCTGTCGGTGTGACCCAGCACGTCGATATAGGTTTTGGGATATTGCGCCAGAACCGAGGCGACTTCGTTCAAGGTCGGCTGGAATTGGGGCTGAACATCTGCCCGGTCATAGGCGAAGGTGATGCCCGACGGCATGCGCAGCAGCAAGCTGTCACCGTCGCGGATCACGTCCACGCCGCTGCCCGCCGTCTGTTCGCGCAGCTTGCGTTCCTGCGCGTCCATATAGGAGCCGACCCCCGCGCCAGCGATCGCGCCAATGCCCGCGCCCAGGATCTTTTCAGTCCGGTCGCGCCGGCCACCGACCAGGTCGCCCAGCAGATAGCCACCCAGCGCGCCACCGATACCGCCGATCGCAGCCTTTGATATCTGGCGTTGACCGGTGTTCGGATCGGTCGTGCAGGCGGCAGTGGTGAGCATGGCGGCGAGGCCCGCCGCGCCCATGATCCGGTGTGAAATCCTCATGATAGTCGTCCCTTGCATATCGTTACCGTCGAGCGCGGACATATCCCCCAAGCGTCGATCGTGCAGCTTTGTTCCACAACCGAACTGAATTGACCATGAGGGGGCTGTTGTGAAATTGAAAGAAACCGGGCATGAGGATCGCCGACCGCTATGGCCACGATCCCCCCCCACATATCCACGCCCTTTCCCTGGGCAGACCTTGTCATCATCCTTGCGCTGGTGGCGTTGAACGGTCTGTTCGCCATGTCCGAGCTGGCCATCGTCTCCGCGCGCAAGCAGCGTCTGCAGGCGATGGAGAAGGCGGGACGGCGTGGCGCGCGCACCGCACTGCTGCTGGCGTCCGATCCCGGCAAATTCCTGTCGACGGTCCAGATCGGCATTACCCTGATCGGCATCATCGCGGGCGCCTATTCCGGCGCCAGCCTGGGCGGGCCTGTCGGTGAGCGGTTGCAGCCGTTCGGGCTGACGCACGAAACGGCGCAAACGCTGGGTTTTGCGATCGTTATCGGCCTGACCACCTATGCCTCGCTGATCATTGGCGAGTTGGTGCCCAAGCAGTTCGCCCTGCGCGCGCCGGAGCCGATCGCGATATTGATGGCCGGGCCGATGCTGTGGCTGTCGCGGATTACTGCGCCGATCGTGTGGGTGCTGGATGGATCGACGGGGCTGATCTTCCGTCTGCTGCGGATGAACCGCGAATCGGAAAATCATGTCACTGCCGAAGAATTGCACCTGATCGTCGCCGAGGCCAGCAAGTCCGGGGTCATCGAGGAAAGCGAGCGGGCGATCATCTCCGGCGTGGTGCGGCTGGCCGACCGGCCAGTGCGGGAGGTGATGACCCAGCGGATGGATGTCGACTGGATCGACGTCGATGCCGACGACGCCACCATCCGCGCCAAGCTGCTGGCGACGCCGCACACTCGCCTGCCGGTGGGACGCGGATCGGTGGAGGACATCATCGGCATCGTCCAGGCGCGCGATATCATGACCGCGCTGTTCCGGGGCGAGGCGCTGAACGTACACAGCCTGATGCGCAAGGCGGAGGTCGTGCCCGACCAGGTCGATGCCATGGACGCGCTGGAGGTGCTGCGCCGCGCCGATGTGCCGATGGTGATGGTCCATGACGAATATGGGCATTTTGAGGGGATCGCGACTCCCGCCGACCTGCTATCCGCGATCGCCGGCCATTTCGCATCCGACCGCGATGCCTATGACGAGCCGGATATGGTCGAGCGCGACGACGGCAGCCTGCTGGTGTCCGGACAGATGCCGATGGACCTGCTGGCCGACCATATCGGCATCGACCTGCCCGAAGACCGCGATTATGCGACCGTAGCGGGCCATGCCCTGTGGCTGATGAAGCGCCTGCCCGAAGTGGGCGATTTCGTCGAGGATCAGGGATGGCGTTTCGAGGTGATTGATATGGACGGGCGCAAGATCGACAAGCTGCTCATCGCGGAGCGATAGTCAAATAGCGTCGCGGAGCGATAAACAAAGCAGCGTCGCAGAGCGATAGACGCGCCACCAGATGTTTTCCTTTCGTTCTCCTTATGGCATAAGCCCCAATCATGGGAATCGAGGACGATCCGCCACCGCGCAAGATCATCCATGTCGACATGGACGCCTTTTATGCGTCGGTCGAACAGCGCGATAATCCTGAACTGCGGGGCAAGCCGGTCGCGGTCGGCGGCGGCGGACCGCGCGGCGTGGTCGCCGCCGCCAGCTATGAAGCGCGAACCTTTGGCGTGCGATCCGCTATGCCAGGCGCGCGGGCCCGGCGGCTATGTCCCGACCTGTTGTTCGTACCGCACCGGTTCGAGGTCTATCGCGCGGTATCGGCGCAGGTCCGCGCCATCTTCCAGCGTTTCACCGACATCATCCAGCCGCTTTCATTGGACGAGGCCTATCTGGACGTGACCGTGAACAAGCCCGGCATCGCGTCGGCGACGGTTATAGCACAAGAGATACGGCGGATGATCCGGGAGGAAACGGGCCTCACTGCTTCGGCGGGCGTGTCCTATAACAAGCTGATCGCCAAGCTGGCATCGGACCAGAACAAGCCCGATGGGCTGTGCGTGGTGCGGCCGTCGGAGGGCGCGGCCTTCATCGCCGGGATGCCGGTGCGGCGCATTCATGGCGTGGGTCCGGTGACGGCGCGGCGGATGAGCGCGCTGGGGATCGAGACGGGCGCGGATCTGCGCGACCGTGCCCTGCCCTTCCTCCAGCAGCATTTCGGCAGCGCGGCGCATTATTATTTTCGCGCCTCACGCGGGATCGACGACCGGCCGGTGCATGAACGGCAGGAGCGCAAATCGGTCAGCGTCGAGGATACGTTCTTCGACGATCTGGTGGAAGAGGACGCACTGCTACGGGAGATCGACCGGATCGCGCAAAGCCTGTGGGGCCGGATCGAAAAGTCGCGCTCTTATGGCCGGACGGTGGTGCTGAAGGTCAAGTTCGCCGACTTCCGCATCATCACCCGGTCAAAAAGTTTTGCTGCGCCGGTGCGATCGCCGGAAATATTGGCGGAGACGGCCCGCGCGCTCCTGCGCGCCCAACTGCCGTTGCGGATGGGCGCGCGGCTGCTGGGGCTGGGCGTCCATAATCTGGATGGCGAGGAAGAAGAGGCCGCGCCAGCCGCAGAGCAGCTGGCGCTGGCGATCTGAGGCCGAGCGCAACGCCTGTCAGAAGGGCAGCCAGGTGCGCTTTTCGCTGAACTTCATATAGCCCGCATTGACGCCCAGCCGATAGCCGACGCCCAGGCGGATCGGGATCAGCACGACATTGCCCCAGCGCAGATAGCTGGCGGTGAAGCCACCCACCAGATAGGCTGTGCCCTCCGCCGCCGGGAAACGGTGATAGAGATCCTGCGTGTCATACAGGTTGTAAACCAGCACGAAGGTGTTGGACGCATTACCGCCCACGTCGAAACCGACCGAAGGGCCGGTCCAGTAGACTTCGCGCTTGCCTTCGATCTTGTGGTTGAGCGTGCCCGACCCATAACGCAGGCCGACGACGAAAGCGCCCGACGCCTCGCGCCCGGCGATATAGGCATTAGGTCGCCCCTGATCCTTCAGGATCTTCTCGATCATGCCAGCAAGGCCCTCGGCGCCCTTGCCGAACACCCCTTCGGCCGCGCCGATCAGGTCATCCTCCTGATAGGAGGTACTGGCGTCCGGGGCCGCGGGCGGCGAATTGGTGGTGACGGGCGCGCCGGTGGCGGTCCCCGCATCCGGATTCGTTGGACTGTCATAAACGCCGCTGTCGGACGAGGCGGGAGGGCTGCTCGATACACTGTTATCGACACCCGGATCGGACGGCGCACTCTGGCTGGGCGGCGGCGGGGCGAGATCGGCGTCGATCGCACTATTGGGATCAACCGTGCGGACCTGTGCATGTGCAACCGGCGCAAGTCCCAGCGCGGCCAATGCGAGGGCAATCGTACCGGCGCGTCCCAGCCGCCCGGCCAGACGCCCGGTAAACCCAGCGATCGTCCCCATCATGATAACCATACTCCCCGACACCCGCTCAAACATAAAAATATGACGGTGATTATCGGGTTCGAAGCTGAAACAGCAATGAACGAACGGCGACCTGAGTCGATTCCGGGCCGGAATGAATCAACCGACCTGCTTTTCCTGCATTTTCCTGCACACTACCCCGTTGCCATGCACAAAAGCCGTCGCTATAGCCCAACTCGCCTAGCCGCTGTCCGTTCAAAAAGCGGGCATTCAGGCCAT encodes:
- a CDS encoding MarC family protein; the encoded protein is MIELFISAFVTLFVVIDPPGCAPIYASLTSGASATQRRSMAIRATGIAAAILLVFALWGKQLLGVLGIALDSFRIAGGIMLFMIAMDMVFEKRTQRREDRAQKIADTPEVEDVSVFPMAMPMIAGPGSIATVMLLMSRANGMAERGVVLGAVVLTLGLMLAALLAAGPLMALLGKKIEAVITRLLGVLLAALAAQFVIDGLKASF
- a CDS encoding monooxygenase family protein; amino-acid sequence: MQVPAQRLSVDLRDYPDLVVVLLGFRVRRMRGLAALLGIGRGLAMIRKDRPDGLLADEQMLFGLTHIGIRQYWRDLESLEAFTKIAPHIHWWRTYLKDSGGTGFWHESYRARGGMEAIYIDMPGPVGFGRFAPPLKPEGPFLSARGRLDPMTA
- a CDS encoding TetR/AcrR family transcriptional regulator, producing the protein MLHSLSLRDRLLAQALILLERGDSDLSLRALARETGVSAMAPYRHFVDKAALMAAIALTGFTMLEKNAEQADQAYDPHAALVAQGVAYIAFARRHSALFRLMFADGAGMALPEHQCRGAYDAMARRVAELAPDRADAGALACWGLVHGLATLALDGRLATDPAGEAAAIEIMANALTAARPV
- a CDS encoding OmpA family protein, whose translation is MRISHRIMGAAGLAAMLTTAACTTDPNTGQRQISKAAIGGIGGALGGYLLGDLVGGRRDRTEKILGAGIGAIAGAGVGSYMDAQERKLREQTAGSGVDVIRDGDSLLLRMPSGITFAYDRADVQPQFQPTLNEVASVLAQYPKTYIDVLGHTDSDGADAYNQGLSERRASAVASYLSSHGVQSARIATRGYGETQPIASNTTEEGKALNRRVEIKIAPVTEGDVR
- a CDS encoding hemolysin family protein, giving the protein MATIPPHISTPFPWADLVIILALVALNGLFAMSELAIVSARKQRLQAMEKAGRRGARTALLLASDPGKFLSTVQIGITLIGIIAGAYSGASLGGPVGERLQPFGLTHETAQTLGFAIVIGLTTYASLIIGELVPKQFALRAPEPIAILMAGPMLWLSRITAPIVWVLDGSTGLIFRLLRMNRESENHVTAEELHLIVAEASKSGVIEESERAIISGVVRLADRPVREVMTQRMDVDWIDVDADDATIRAKLLATPHTRLPVGRGSVEDIIGIVQARDIMTALFRGEALNVHSLMRKAEVVPDQVDAMDALEVLRRADVPMVMVHDEYGHFEGIATPADLLSAIAGHFASDRDAYDEPDMVERDDGSLLVSGQMPMDLLADHIGIDLPEDRDYATVAGHALWLMKRLPEVGDFVEDQGWRFEVIDMDGRKIDKLLIAER
- the dinB gene encoding DNA polymerase IV, whose product is MGIEDDPPPRKIIHVDMDAFYASVEQRDNPELRGKPVAVGGGGPRGVVAAASYEARTFGVRSAMPGARARRLCPDLLFVPHRFEVYRAVSAQVRAIFQRFTDIIQPLSLDEAYLDVTVNKPGIASATVIAQEIRRMIREETGLTASAGVSYNKLIAKLASDQNKPDGLCVVRPSEGAAFIAGMPVRRIHGVGPVTARRMSALGIETGADLRDRALPFLQQHFGSAAHYYFRASRGIDDRPVHERQERKSVSVEDTFFDDLVEEDALLREIDRIAQSLWGRIEKSRSYGRTVVLKVKFADFRIITRSKSFAAPVRSPEILAETARALLRAQLPLRMGARLLGLGVHNLDGEEEEAAPAAEQLALAI
- a CDS encoding DUF1134 domain-containing protein: MMGTIAGFTGRLAGRLGRAGTIALALAALGLAPVAHAQVRTVDPNSAIDADLAPPPPSQSAPSDPGVDNSVSSSPPASSDSGVYDSPTNPDAGTATGAPVTTNSPPAAPDASTSYQEDDLIGAAEGVFGKGAEGLAGMIEKILKDQGRPNAYIAGREASGAFVVGLRYGSGTLNHKIEGKREVYWTGPSVGFDVGGNASNTFVLVYNLYDTQDLYHRFPAAEGTAYLVGGFTASYLRWGNVVLIPIRLGVGYRLGVNAGYMKFSEKRTWLPF